From Cystobacter fuscus DSM 2262, one genomic window encodes:
- a CDS encoding multinuclear nonheme iron-dependent oxidase, whose product MSAVRIGVGVEAACDQYAERALSEAGLTDFVEYGIHVARGVPEWVKAVRERLGAGFNLHPLDLNLGGGDSSTDGWCEALAGLARELRATALVSDMGFWYLGHRGSTWPRPPSMPMAALACRDTAAHIARVCGIPFRVENPPLEWVPGQPSLWHFLERASDDEHVELCLDLSHLLQFEMNVHGREPTLPRSFPWQKVTELHLAGFIRLEYQGRLHYIDEHLADIPDEEYRLLSQVLELRGSGTPLEICLEMEPRGAAAFEAEARRLKETLGGSAR is encoded by the coding sequence ATGAGTGCCGTGAGAATTGGCGTCGGAGTGGAAGCGGCGTGCGACCAGTACGCGGAGCGGGCCCTGAGCGAGGCGGGTCTCACCGACTTCGTCGAGTATGGCATCCACGTGGCCAGGGGGGTCCCCGAGTGGGTGAAGGCCGTCCGGGAGCGGCTCGGCGCGGGGTTCAACCTGCACCCGCTCGACCTCAACCTCGGCGGCGGTGACAGCAGCACCGACGGGTGGTGCGAGGCGCTGGCCGGACTGGCCCGCGAGCTGCGCGCGACGGCCCTCGTGAGCGACATGGGCTTCTGGTACCTGGGCCACCGTGGCTCGACATGGCCCCGGCCGCCGAGCATGCCCATGGCGGCGCTGGCCTGCCGGGACACCGCGGCACACATTGCCCGGGTGTGTGGCATTCCGTTCCGCGTGGAGAACCCCCCCCTGGAGTGGGTGCCCGGCCAACCCTCGCTGTGGCATTTCCTGGAGCGGGCTTCGGATGACGAGCACGTGGAGCTCTGCCTCGACCTGTCGCACCTGCTCCAGTTCGAGATGAACGTCCACGGACGGGAGCCCACCCTGCCGCGGTCGTTCCCCTGGCAGAAGGTCACGGAACTCCACCTCGCCGGGTTCATCCGGCTCGAGTACCAGGGGCGTCTGCACTACATCGATGAGCACCTCGCGGACATTCCCGACGAGGAGTACCGCCTGCTGTCCCAGGTGCTGGAGCTGCGCGGAAGCGGAACACCGCTGGAGATCTGCCTGGAGATGGAGCCGCGTGGTGCCGCGGCCTTCGAGGCCGAGGCCCGCCGACT
- a CDS encoding multinuclear nonheme iron-dependent oxidase: protein MISLGISVSDYVPERGHIDPEVYARVDYIEYGGHFPPMKDPGVERIRALGHAPRMTRHLVSVELPAELDVTAEVETIRRDLTGARPEYLVTDFGFWRLGGREVESLWFRPCTLSAATASHIARNAEALGTRLGMLVHPENPFSLSFVGELSLCGFMRELAGRGAKLCFDVGHFYAVCLNTGTPVREAFEQLPFEAFRVAHIAGLSSVEYGGRRFLLDNHNVPPLAECVDLLAEATRRAPDLQWVTYEAELASTDVQHAGLDAIERVLR from the coding sequence GCGTCGACTACATCGAGTACGGAGGCCACTTCCCCCCCATGAAGGACCCGGGGGTGGAGCGGATCCGGGCCCTGGGGCACGCCCCGAGGATGACGCGGCACCTCGTCTCGGTGGAGCTGCCGGCGGAGCTGGACGTCACCGCGGAGGTGGAGACCATCCGTCGCGACCTCACCGGGGCACGGCCCGAGTACCTCGTGACGGACTTCGGCTTCTGGCGCCTGGGCGGGCGCGAGGTGGAGAGCCTCTGGTTCCGGCCGTGTACGCTCTCCGCGGCCACCGCGAGCCACATCGCCCGGAACGCCGAGGCACTGGGGACGCGGCTCGGCATGCTCGTCCACCCGGAGAACCCGTTCTCCCTCAGCTTCGTGGGGGAGTTGAGCCTCTGCGGCTTCATGCGGGAGCTCGCCGGACGCGGGGCGAAGCTGTGCTTCGATGTCGGTCATTTCTATGCCGTGTGCCTCAACACCGGCACGCCGGTGCGCGAGGCCTTCGAGCAGCTGCCCTTCGAGGCCTTCCGGGTGGCGCACATCGCGGGTCTCTCCAGCGTCGAGTATGGGGGGAGGCGCTTCCTGCTGGACAACCACAACGTCCCGCCGCTCGCGGAGTGCGTGGACCTGCTGGCCGAAGCGACACGCAGGGCTCCGGACCTGCAGTGGGTGACCTATGAGGCGGAGCTGGCATCCACGGACGTGCAGCACGCGGGACTCGATGCGATTGAAAGGGTGCTGAGATGA